DNA sequence from the Phycisphaerae bacterium genome:
ATCCACGTCGTCGTCATCGATCCCGGCGTCGGCACCACCCGCCGACTCCTTGCCGCCTCGTACGATGGTCAGATCATCCTCGCCCCCGATAACGGCATCGTCAGTCTCGTCCACCGCGACTTCGCCCTGGACGAACTTCGCCAAATTGCCAATTCCCGCCTCTTTCGCCAAGACGTCAGCCCGACTTTTCACGGCCGCGATATCCTCGCCCCCGTCGCTGGCCATTTGGCCCGCGGCACCGGCCTCGTCAACGTCGGCCCCATTATCGACCAACTCGAGATCCTCAATCTCGAACAACCCGTGCTGCTCCCGCGCGGCGGCATCCAGGGACAGGTGCTCTACGTCGACCACTTCGGCAACCTCATCACCAACATCAGCGAAGCCGACCTCGCCGCCGCCGTCGGCAGCGCGACCGATCTCACGGTTCACGTCGGTCCCCTTCGCGTCGGCCCATTGCGGATCACCTATGCCGACGTCAACCCCGGCGAGATCGTCGCTATCCTGGGCTCGACGGGCATGTTGGAAGTCGCTGTTAACCAGGGCCACGCCGCTTCCCAACTTCGCGCGTCCCCCGGCACCATTGTCACGGTGCACTAACCTCTCTTTGCGAGCGTCAAACTCCAGACGCTCAATTCCGTGCAAGCGTGGACGTCGTGAGCTATGACGACGGCCCGTCGCTGCGATTTGGAAGTCGACGGCCGCACGCGCAGAGAACTTCGTTGGATTTTGTCCGCAGACCGGGGGGTCAGTCCCTCAAATGCCGACCCACATTGGGATGAGTTCCAATATTATTGCAGCCCCCCATGCCGCTAGTATCTGGCAGTGGTCGGGCGAGGGCGTGTGGGACGCCCCTCCCTCCCAGCTTGCGTAATCCGAACTCGTGCCGGTGGCGATGATGGCAACGACGATCAATCAACGTTTCAAGTCAGGCGACACCTGCGGCGAAAGCGGGACGTACGACTTTGACGGTTACGCCGACGGCGCCTCGAATCCGCTGCCTTCGCCCGACGACATGCGGATCATCCTCATGTCGGGCGACGAATTCCCGATGGTCGGCCATCCGACGAGGGCGTGCTATTGGAAATTCTCCGACGACACGCGTGACGACGAAGCGCCGCGCGGTGGATTGTAAAGCAAGAGGAATTGAAGACCAGGTGGACGGGACCATGACTCGAAAATGCCTTGCGACCGATGACAAGTTGCTCGCCTACCTGGTGGGGCGATCGCGATCGCTGGCGCGGCGCGTGGCCGGAGTGGTCCCGGCTCCGCTGGAAGTCCTGATTCCGCTGTCGGCGGGCGAGTTGTCCGCCTTGAACGATCGATCACGGCGCTGCGAAGAGTGCCGACCGTATAGAGATGAAGACGATGAAGAGTTCTTTCCCTAGGCCCGACTGGGGGCGCCCGCTGTCACCCCTCCCGCTCCGCGCGGGCGCCCCGTTTTTTTATATTCCTACGCCGTCGCCGATGGTTGGTTTTCGGCTCGATGGCGAGATGCTCGCGGCGTAACGGCCCGCGGCGTTCTTAAGGCGCAGGACGCCTCGGGCAACCAGAAGTCCGGGGCGCTGGAGGCGCCTCTCCCCCCATCCTCGGAACGGACTCGAAGTCCCCGGGGACGAGATTGAAAGGAGATTCGGCCGATGCTTTGGACGATCGCGATCTTGCTCATCGTGATGTGGATCCTGGGAGTGGTGACGAGCGTCACCCTGTACGGATTCATTCACCTTTTGCTTTTTCTCGCCGTCGTCTCCGTCCTGGTGCGAATCATCCAGGGACGTCGACCCGTAGATTGAAATGACAAGAAGGAAGTCCACACAATCCATCCAAACGTAATGGGGAGTAAACCGATGACGACGAGGCACAAGACGCATAACCGACGCTCGACAAGTGGAAACCACAGACAAGGCGCCGCCGAACTGCGCTCTCAGGTGAACGCGGTCCGGCGGGACTTGCGCGACCTCGCCTCGGCGGCGGGCGACATGGCCCTCGATCAGTTGGATCCGCTGGAAAAATACGTCCTGGCCAAACCCATGAAGGCCCTGCTCCTTGCCGCAGGAATCGGCGCCTGCGTCGGCTTCTTGTTCCGCCGTCGGTAGGGAGATCCTCTCGTGGTTGCCAAACGTCTGTCGCACAACGGCCGCCGGAGAACGACGGCACGGTCGACGGCGGACGTGCCCCGCTCGCGACGAAAGTCTGTCGATTTGGCGGACGACCCGATGGATGCGCTCGCAAGCAGCGTCGCCGAACTGCGCGACCAAATTAAGGGTCTCGCCCAGGTCAAGGTCGATCAGCTCGACCTCGCGGTCCGCAGCCGCGCGAGCAAGCTTCCCTTTTACGGCGTGCTGGGCGTAACGGTCCTTTCCTTCGTCGCTGCCGCCGCCGGCTTTGTCCTATATGCCGCGGCGCTGGGAATGACCCGCCTGTGCGGAGATCGGCCCTGGCTGGGCTTCCTGTTGACCGGGGTATTGGTCCTGGCCGTATTTCTCAGCTCGGCTTACGCCCTCCACATCCGCGCGCGCCAGCGGCATCGCCGCCGCCTGGAGGAGAAGTATGCCCCGACGCAGGCCTGAGACGCATCGCTGGAGAACCCCTCGTTCAGCGCCGACCCCGGAAGAGCGATTGCTCGCCCAGGTGGCCTTCCGCTATGAAATCGGCGTTCTTCGCGCCTGGGACGATGTCCGCCATGCGTCGGCGCGTGCCGTTGATCCCCGCACATGGATACAGCGTCACCCCCTGGGTTCTGTCGTCGCGGCCGGCGCCGTCGGCGCGATCTGCGGAATGAAAAGGAAGGAACCTCCGCCTCCACCGGGAATTCGCACCGCGCTCAGGAAAGCGGGCTTTGCGCTGCTCCGCCGCGCGGCCATCAGCGGATTAATGACGCGCATCGTGTGGCGCATCTGGGATGACGTACGACCCGCTTCGCCCGGGAACCCCCGACCGCCGGCCCCGGCCGCCTTTCGGCGGTACCGACCCGATCGTTCCTCCGCGAAGTGGAATTGAAACTCCGGGCGGCTAGAAATGCCGGAAAGCGGCGAAAAGCATGACCGACGCCGACAGACAGCCCTCCGTACCCCGAGCCGGCACGATCGTGGCCACGTTCGCCGTTCTCGTGGTACTGTATTTGGCGCGCGACGTGTTGATCCCCTTCGCGCTAGCCATCTTCCTGGCGTTTCTCCTCGCGCCGCCTATTCGCCGGCTTCAAAGATGGGGCATCCCGCGAATTCCCGCCGTCTTTGCCGTCGTCGCTTTTACTGTGTCGCTCCTGACCGTGGGCAGCCTCTTTGTCGGCTCCCGCGCGATGTCTCTCGTCGAGCAATTGCCCAAATACCGCCACAATATCATCGTCAAGGCCCGCGCGCTGCGCGAATCGATCGGCGGAACCTTACAGCCGGTCTCTCAAACCGTGGATGAAATCGCCCGCGAGATTGCCGGCCCGCCGCCCAAGAAAAACGAATCCGCCCGGCCAAACGAAAACGGACTGGTCGGGCCGGAACAACTTCCAACGACCCCGCAAACCGCCGACGTTTCCGAAAAGGAACCGGCTTCGGCAGCGCCCGCTCCCGTCACGCCGGTTGCGGCGATCATTCGCCTGCTGCGGACCATGCTCGTCCCCCTGCTTCACCCCGTCGTGATGTTTGCCCTCGCCGCGGTCTTCACTCTCTTTTTCCTCGTCTACCGCGAGGATCTGCGCGACCGGATCATCGAAGTGTGCGGCGATGGGCGGATCGGCGCGACCACGACCGCGTTTTCCGATGTCGGCGAGCGGATCAGCCGGTACTTCGACGGACTGGTGCTGACGAATATCCTGAATGGCATCGCGATCGGAGTGGGGCTCGCCCTGATCGGCATACCCGATGCCATTTTGTTCGCCGTCCTTGCGGCCGTGCTGCGCTTCGTGCCCTTCCTCGGCACCTGGATCGCCGCCCTCCTCCCCATCGCCTATGCCTTGGCGATCGAACAGGGGTGGACGATCCCGCTCCTCGTCGCCGGCCTATTTGTCGTGGTCGACCAGTTGAGCGCCAATCTGCTGGAGCCGTGGCTTTATGGTTCGCGCGTCGGCGCCTCTCCGACCGCCATTATCCTGTCCATGGTGGTCTGGACCTGGCTCTGGGGCGCGTTCGGGCTTCTCCTCGCCACGCCGATCACCGTCTTTCTGGTCGTGCTCGGAAAATATGTGCCGCAATTTCAGAAGTTGTACATCCTGCTCGGCGATCAACCGGCCCTGCAGCCTCCCTTGCGCATCTACCAACGCGTGCTGGCGATGGAGGAAAAGGAGGCCGTGAAAATCGTCGAACTGGCCGCAAAGGACTCGACCCCCGAAGCCGCGTTTTCCCACGTTCTCGTCCCCGCGCTCCATTTGCTGGCCGACGACGACAATGACGCGTCATTGGGTCCCGTGCGACGGGACCTCACGCGGAGGGCCGTCGACGATTTGATCGAGCGTCTCACTCCTCGCGTTCCAAACCGTGCCGCCGATGCGGACGCCGCATTGCCACCCGCGCGCGACACACAGGTGTTTCTCATTCCGGCGCCGGGGCCCTACGACGAGATTGCCGCGCCGCTGCTGGCCCGCCTGTTTGAAGCCGCGGGCGGTTGGATATCCGTCGCCTCTTCCCACCTGCTCGTCGCCGAGCTTCTAAAGCGAATCGAGGCCGACCAACCCAAAGTTGTGTGTCTCGTCACCGTCCACGCCCGCAACATCGCCTGGATCGAGCCGCTCTGTCGCCGGATCACCGAAGCGAAACCCGACATCACCCTGGTGGTGGGGGTTTGGGATCCCAGGTGCAACGCGGCCCGGCTCAGCCGGCGTTTCAGCCGCTTTCGACGCGTACGGTGTTCCGCCCACTTCGCCGCGACGCTGGCGGAGTTGCGCAGTACGATCCATCGAAGCCCTGGCGCGGTCCCTCCTGAGCCCGCCGCGCCCCGGTCCGGCCTGTGGGCCGGCCTCCGGCGTCGCGTGCAACGCGGCCCCTCGGCGCCAGGAAAGGTGGTTTCATCGCATTAACCGGGACATGTCGATCAATGAGGACGAATCACATGAATCGCAAAGTTCAGACATGCATGTTCGCCGCGCTGGTGATCGCCGTCGGCGGTTGTGAATTATTTTTCAATCTGGGTCAGAACCGGACCAGCGTCCGATTGGTGAACAATGCCGACTTCACTGTGGAGGTCGATCTTTACATCTCCAACGAGCAGGACATTCCCCGCGAGGTACTGACTGTCCTGGGCGACAAGCTCGAATTCACGCTGGCCCCCGGCGAATCCACTTCCTTTATGCGCGATTGCGACGATCTCCAGGCCGTCGTCATCGACGACGCCAACCTTCGCGACTCCGGCTTCTTCGAACCCGACGCCGATACCAACGTCCTCCGCGACGATGGCGATTTCGACTGCGGTGATACGATCGTCTTTACCTTCGATCATTCGTCCGCCGTCACCGACTTCCACATCAACGTCGAAGTGATCCCGGGCCCCCCTTGATTCACCCGCCTTGCTATTCGCCGCCGCTCCGTCACAATCCGGCCCCGTGGAAACCGGACCGCCCAAAGGCCGCCTCATCGTCGTCCATGGCTCCATGTTCGCCGGGAAGACCGAGACCCTCATCGCCCGCCTCCGCCGCGCCCGCGCCGATGGTCTCATCGTCAAAGCCTTCAAGCACTCAATCGACAATCGCTACGACCCGACCCACCTCGTCACGCACACGCAGGATCGCTTCGACGCCCAGCCCGTCCCTGACGCCGAGACCGTACTAAGAGAATCAGAAGGCGCGGACGTCGTCGCCGTGGATGAGGGGCATTTTTTCAAGCTACCACTTATCCCTGTCGTGGAAAAACTCGTTGCCCGCGGTGTGACCGTACTTGTCGCCGGGATCAGCAACGACGCGTGGGGCCGCCCCTTCGATCCCATGCCGCAGCTCTGCGCCATCGCCGACGAAGTCGTGACCAAGCAATCCCCATGCCGCGTCTGCGGCAAGCCCTCGCCCTACACGCAGCGCAACACCCCCATCGACACCCTTCACATGGTCGGCGGTCTTGACGACTACGAGCCCCGCTGCCCCGAACATTTTACGCCGCTCGCCCTGCCTCCGGAGAATCGCTAGATGATGCAGGCTCGCGGCATCCTCGGCATCCTCGCGCTCCTGTTCATCGCCTGGCTCCTTTCCACCGACCGCCGCCGCTTCCCTTTCAAGACGGTCATCGGCGGCATGGTCCTTCAATGGCTCCTCGCCCTTCTCGTCCTCAAGACCGAGCCCGGCCGTGCGATCTTCGACGCCCTCGGCAGCGTCGTCGCGGTCATCCTCATCGGCGCGGACCAGGGCGCCGCCTTCGTCTTCGGTCCGCTTGCCGGGAGCCACGCTGCCGTCTCCTGGGGCGCGATCGTCGGCATCAAGATCATGACCACGATTATCATCGTCGCCACGCTCTCGGCACTCGGCTATCACTACGGCATCCTCCAGCGCGTCGTCGCGGGAATGGCCTGGATCATGACGCGGGCCCTCGGCGTCAGCGGCGCGGAATCCCTCTCCGGCGCGGCCAACGTCTTTCTCGGTCAGACCGAAGCCCCGCTGCTCATCCGCCCCTATCTGCCCACGATGACCCGCTCAGAGATCATGGCCATGATGACCGGCGGCTTCGCGACGGTCGCCGCGGGTGTCATGGCCTATTACGTTAGCCTGCTGGGCGGCAATGACCCCGAGCGCATGGCACAGACCGCCCGCCACCTGCTCACCGCCTCGCTCATGTCCGCCCCCGCGGCCTTTGTCCTCGCCAAAATCATGGTCCCCGAGCGCGAAAAGCCGGTCACTGGCGGCCCGACGAAGGTGACGGTCGCGCGGGACACGCACAGCTTCATGGACGCGGCAACGAGCGGCGCCTCCGAGGGCATGAAGCTGGCCATCAACGTCCTCGCCATGCTCATCGCCTTCGTCGCATTGATCGCCATCCTCGACTACGGCCTGACCGCCTTTGGTCGCGTCTCCTTCATCGCGCCCGCCGTTAGTGCGATGGGAATGAAAGAGTTGAACCTCGACGAGATCCTCGGTCTCGTCTTCGCGCCGGTGGCCTGGCTCAATGGCGTGCAGTCCTCTGACTGCCGCACGTTCGGCAGCCTGCTCGGCAAGGCGATGGCGACGAACGAACTCATCGCCTACATGTCGCTCGGCGAGATTATCAAGAGCGGGGCACTCTCCGAGCGCTCGATCACGATCGCGATGTACTCGCTGTGCGGCTTTGCGAACATCAGCTCAATCGGAATCCAAATCGGCGGCATCGGCGCCCTCGCCCCTGAGCGCCGCCCCGACCTCCTCCACTACGGCCCCCGCGCCATGCTCGCCGGAGCCATGGCCTGCTGGATGACGGGCTGCATCGCCGGGGTGCTGATCTGACGCACGCACACTCAAGAGACCGACCCCCCGCGCCGAGAATCCTCCGTTGTGCCGGCAAATTCGCCGCAAATCGAAATTTGAAATGCTAAGAGACACTCAATGGGACGCGGGTGATGTCGTCGCCCGCGCGGGGATGTCTTCTTGACGAACTTCATAGAGGATCACGCCCACGCGGCCGTCGGGGTAGGGAAAGCGGCGCAGCTCACGTCCAGGGACGGGGATGTCGGGCCGTTCGGCGACCAGTAGCCGGCGATGATGCCCCAGCAGCGGGAGCATCCCGGGCAGCTCCTCGCTCCGCGCAAAGACGACCGGGCCGATTTGGAGCAGCCGGTCGAAGGTCGGGCCGGGCAGGTATTGCGGCGACTGGGCGAAATACTCCCGAGGCGGCATCCGCGTCCAGTAAAGATAGAGGATGCCAAGCTGATTGGTCTTCATGGAGGTGAACAGGAAGGCGTCGTAATCGGCCTTCCGGCGGTCGACCTCCGCGAAGACCTCGCGCCATTCGGATTGAAAGGCCTGCGCGGCCGCGATCGGGTAATCCGCAAAAAACAGCTTCAGGAAATAGCCGACGTTCAGGGCTAGGACCGCCGCGCCGGCGATGAGGAAGCGCCGCACCGACGCGGCCGAGCGCGCACCCACGGCGGCAAGGATGAAGTCCCCCCCGAGCGCCGCCAATATCTGATACGCCGGCAGACCGCCGATTGAACGCAGGGCATGGCCGCCCTCCCAATTGGCGGCGGCCGCCGGAACCGGCGAGAGGAGGATCCACCAAATGACCAATTGTGTGAATGGTTCCTGTCGCCATCTTCGCACCGCGCGATAGAGTCCAACGGGAATCAGGATCGCGCAGAAGTAGTGCAACTGACCGTACCCGGCGATCGACTGAACGAGCGAATGATCGCCACCGATGAAAAAAAAGTCGGGCGAGAGGTTTTGCAGATAGTTGCGGACAAACGCCATGACGCCGTCGGCAAGTCCCGTCGTCTTGTGGAAAACCGAGACACTCGCCGCCCGCGTCCAGACCGCCTCAGGGTTCCTGAACCACGCCCACAAGAACGGCAGGAGGCCAATAAACAGCCCGACGCCCCAGACCATTGGGAATCGCCGTGTCCGGCGGTCGACCAAAAGTTGACGAAGCCGGTCGCGATAGACAACGACAATCGCCAACAACAGCAAAGGCACAAATACGCGCATGGCGTGATACGTCCACGCGGTCAGCCCGAAGATAAGTCCCGAGGCGAGCCAGATTGCAGAGTTCTGCCGTCGCACCGCGAGGAGCAAGAGCAGCATGGCCAGCACCATCAGCGTGGGACAGGTCCCCGCCTCGAACGCGAGCCGCGTGACATGGACATGCCAGGGCGAGACCGCCAGGAAGAGCGCGGCCATCGCCGCAGCCCGATCGTTGTACACGCGGCGAAGGAGTTCATAAAGAAGCCAGACACCGACGACGCCGATCAGCGCGCCCGGCAGCCGCGTCGTCCACACGTTCATGCCGAACAGCGCCTGCAGCGGCATTAACAAATAGACAAATACTCCGGGGTGGTAGTCCCGAAACGCGCGGAAGAAGATCGGCCACGCTTCGCCGCGGTGGTCCTTACCCGTCTCCAGCAGGCACCACGCGTCATAGGCGTGAACGGCCTCGTCCTGGTTGATCGCCGGCGGCACATTGTCCAACCGGTAAAAGCGCAATGCGGCCGCGAGCAGCACGATAAGCAGTAGCGTCCACGATCGGCGCCGGTTGGGCAGTGCGTCGTCGGGCCGTGGGTTCATCACGAAGGGCCACCGGAGTTTCGATCGGTGAGACCGCCCGTTATTCCGGGGGAGCCAGGCATGGCAATCGGATCGGGCGGCTGAATTTGGAAGCAATCGGGGCGCAACCGGCCGTTGGCAACGACCTCATGGTAAGCGCACTCGACAATAGTTCTTTCCCGGCCATCCTCCGACGCATCGACGACCGACCACCTCCGGATCAACAGCTCGTCCTGATCGATCCACAGGCGCTGGACGTTTTTCCGAACCGGCCAGACGATCCTCCGGGCGAACACATAACAGGGGCGGTCGCCGGACCACGCAACGCCCTGCAATCGCCACGCGGGAAACCCGCCCGTTTGATCCTTTCCCAGGGCCGACGAACGGTCCTCCCATAAGGCCGGCAGCAGGAAGGGGACGTCATCGGAAAGTGCCATGGCGGCGGCCTCAATCGGCGCGGCCCGCGGCGAGCGGCCGCCCTGAAAGCGACCGGTCGCTGAACGATAAGTCCAGCACTCCGCACCCGAAACGATGGCCACGTCCCGGTCGATCTGTAAACGGCAGCGGGACGGTCGGGACAAATCCCACGAGAGGGGGACGACGCGGCGCGTTCCGTGCCGAAAATCCGACAGGACCCCCTTGACCTGCAGCGTGCTCAGCCGGTTGTGAGCGGTGATGCATTTGTCGAGGATTTCGTCGGCGCGGGTCAGACTGGCGCTGATTGCGGACGGCGGGTCGCCCCGGGGCGGGGGGCATCCCGACCCGCTCGCGAGAACAATGGTCGGCAGAACCAAAAGACGGGCACGCCATGATCGAGGTCGACAAAGGGTCATCGATATGGGCGGCGGACGATGCACGTCAAAGGCCTTCGTGAGCAATCTACAAGACCGGAGCATTTCGCGGCGTCAGGTTATCGTACCTGCGTGTCCTTGTATTGTGCAGTCTTGTCCCTCTCTGAGGCGCAAAACAATATCGGGCGTTGCGGCCGGATAAATTTTTCGCCAAGCGGCGTACTTTTGATTGGCGCAGCGGGCGGCGGTTGGCAAAATGTACGCGGGTTGGGGGCATGAGGCCGCCTGAGCGCTAGCGAGCAAGGATGATCCCGTTGAAACAACATGCTCAGGTGGCCGCGGCGCTCGAGGAGCATCTCGCCGAGCGCTTTGATGGCGTGACCGTTCGCATCGGCGACAACATTCACTACAAAGGAACGAACATCGTCATTACCTGTCCGGCCTTCGCGGCCTGGCTGCCGGAGCAGCGCTTTCACCACATCGTGCGGGCGATCCCCGCGGACTTTTACGAGCGCCATCTGCGGCAGGGCGTGGTGTGGTTCGAACTGGCCCCGGGGGAAAGCCCTGCGGCCTACATGAAGATGCCGCGTTCGGAAGACATCGAGGCCGATGAAGCGACGATTGGTCATCGCCTGAGGGCGATCGATTTCTATGCGCGCCTGCAGGCAGCGCTCAGCGCGCGCAACGCGATGCCGTCGGCGGACGATTTTGTCGTGTCCAGGCGACTGCTGGCCGAATCGGGGATGGACGAAGTCAGCGTGATGAAAGCCTGCTTATTCCTGATTCGTCA
Encoded proteins:
- a CDS encoding thymidine kinase, coding for METGPPKGRLIVVHGSMFAGKTETLIARLRRARADGLIVKAFKHSIDNRYDPTHLVTHTQDRFDAQPVPDAETVLRESEGADVVAVDEGHFFKLPLIPVVEKLVARGVTVLVAGISNDAWGRPFDPMPQLCAIADEVVTKQSPCRVCGKPSPYTQRNTPIDTLHMVGGLDDYEPRCPEHFTPLALPPENR
- a CDS encoding nucleoside transporter C-terminal domain-containing protein → MMQARGILGILALLFIAWLLSTDRRRFPFKTVIGGMVLQWLLALLVLKTEPGRAIFDALGSVVAVILIGADQGAAFVFGPLAGSHAAVSWGAIVGIKIMTTIIIVATLSALGYHYGILQRVVAGMAWIMTRALGVSGAESLSGAANVFLGQTEAPLLIRPYLPTMTRSEIMAMMTGGFATVAAGVMAYYVSLLGGNDPERMAQTARHLLTASLMSAPAAFVLAKIMVPEREKPVTGGPTKVTVARDTHSFMDAATSGASEGMKLAINVLAMLIAFVALIAILDYGLTAFGRVSFIAPAVSAMGMKELNLDEILGLVFAPVAWLNGVQSSDCRTFGSLLGKAMATNELIAYMSLGEIIKSGALSERSITIAMYSLCGFANISSIGIQIGGIGALAPERRPDLLHYGPRAMLAGAMACWMTGCIAGVLI
- a CDS encoding lmo0937 family membrane protein, which translates into the protein MLWTIAILLIVMWILGVVTSVTLYGFIHLLLFLAVVSVLVRIIQGRRPVD
- a CDS encoding SAM-dependent chlorinase/fluorinase — translated: MAIITLTTDFGSADHYVACMKGVILQQAPDVQIVDITHAIGAHDVVHGAFVLRQAFDYFADGTIHVVVIDPGVGTTRRLLAASYDGQIILAPDNGIVSLVHRDFALDELRQIANSRLFRQDVSPTFHGRDILAPVAGHLARGTGLVNVGPIIDQLEILNLEQPVLLPRGGIQGQVLYVDHFGNLITNISEADLAAAVGSATDLTVHVGPLRVGPLRITYADVNPGEIVAILGSTGMLEVAVNQGHAASQLRASPGTIVTVH
- a CDS encoding AI-2E family transporter encodes the protein MTDADRQPSVPRAGTIVATFAVLVVLYLARDVLIPFALAIFLAFLLAPPIRRLQRWGIPRIPAVFAVVAFTVSLLTVGSLFVGSRAMSLVEQLPKYRHNIIVKARALRESIGGTLQPVSQTVDEIAREIAGPPPKKNESARPNENGLVGPEQLPTTPQTADVSEKEPASAAPAPVTPVAAIIRLLRTMLVPLLHPVVMFALAAVFTLFFLVYREDLRDRIIEVCGDGRIGATTTAFSDVGERISRYFDGLVLTNILNGIAIGVGLALIGIPDAILFAVLAAVLRFVPFLGTWIAALLPIAYALAIEQGWTIPLLVAGLFVVVDQLSANLLEPWLYGSRVGASPTAIILSMVVWTWLWGAFGLLLATPITVFLVVLGKYVPQFQKLYILLGDQPALQPPLRIYQRVLAMEEKEAVKIVELAAKDSTPEAAFSHVLVPALHLLADDDNDASLGPVRRDLTRRAVDDLIERLTPRVPNRAADADAALPPARDTQVFLIPAPGPYDEIAAPLLARLFEAAGGWISVASSHLLVAELLKRIEADQPKVVCLVTVHARNIAWIEPLCRRITEAKPDITLVVGVWDPRCNAARLSRRFSRFRRVRCSAHFAATLAELRSTIHRSPGAVPPEPAAPRSGLWAGLRRRVQRGPSAPGKVVSSH
- a CDS encoding glycosyltransferase family 39 protein translates to MNPRPDDALPNRRRSWTLLLIVLLAAALRFYRLDNVPPAINQDEAVHAYDAWCLLETGKDHRGEAWPIFFRAFRDYHPGVFVYLLMPLQALFGMNVWTTRLPGALIGVVGVWLLYELLRRVYNDRAAAMAALFLAVSPWHVHVTRLAFEAGTCPTLMVLAMLLLLLAVRRQNSAIWLASGLIFGLTAWTYHAMRVFVPLLLLAIVVVYRDRLRQLLVDRRTRRFPMVWGVGLFIGLLPFLWAWFRNPEAVWTRAASVSVFHKTTGLADGVMAFVRNYLQNLSPDFFFIGGDHSLVQSIAGYGQLHYFCAILIPVGLYRAVRRWRQEPFTQLVIWWILLSPVPAAAANWEGGHALRSIGGLPAYQILAALGGDFILAAVGARSAASVRRFLIAGAAVLALNVGYFLKLFFADYPIAAAQAFQSEWREVFAEVDRRKADYDAFLFTSMKTNQLGILYLYWTRMPPREYFAQSPQYLPGPTFDRLLQIGPVVFARSEELPGMLPLLGHHRRLLVAERPDIPVPGRELRRFPYPDGRVGVILYEVRQEDIPARATTSPASH